The segment ATGGCCAgtgaaatgattttgttttcagcTCAGGCTAAACATTTAGATCCTTTGAGACCGAtctctttatctttgtttgcatCATATAGGTTTCATTGGGACTTGGCACACAGGGGATCTCAGCCATGAGAAATCTATCTCTCAGGATCACACACTGCTAGGAGTCTCAAAACGGAAAGAGTTATTAATTTATCTATTTGTTAGACCTAAATAGGCGAGGAATATTGCTGGATGTTTATTTCCTATAATTTCTCAGCTGCAACTGATGATGAACAAAGATTGATTTGATTTAGTTGACGTTGGGGTATTACATATGAGTACACACCAACAAACTCCTATTTGGGCTATTTTAACCTggtaattattaaaatgaatgtgttataTCTTTTCAATATCTGCACAACATACTTGATGATCATAAAAAGCTTTTATCAGTGGGTACTCTTTACCCTTGCTGCTTCCTTATTAGTTGCATTGTTTGCAGctctgaggactacagaacccctcTGTTTTGTTAgcaactttttttgcttttgacagCTTTGAGGGCAGCGCATTCATTTATAATAGGCTGCCAACAGCAACAGAGGAAATTACATTCCCACAGCATTATTTAAAAGCAGTGCTGGGTGTACATGAAACACCGCAGTAACAGTAAAAATGAGCAAATGACTGGAAAATTTACTCTGCACTAGCAGCATGAATTGCAATCTGGTTTATATCTTGCTCTACATGTTATAGATTTACTTCAGTCACATAAATCCAGTAATATATATAAGGTTAGTGGccctatttaaaatgattattaaaaaacagtgttGAACTGAAAAGCCTGTAGCTGTCAgtatatttttcttgtaaattattttgcataTGCTGTGAGACATTTCCATATATTTGTCTCCTATATATTTGTCCCTTTGAGCCTAAAGCAGTGTACAGATGCCAGATTTTTGTTTCTTGAGACAAACTTTGGCAGTCCACCAACATTCATGATCTGTGATCTATGCTGCTGGATCACTTAACAGatagattctcgtctgatatcagcctgaggcaattattggacaaaaatcatctgacgtgtgtaaatAGCCTTAGTCCCACTgtggctggaaatgatcactaaagatccgttccaatgacaattactacatgtctgtacagggttttaatgtatatgttttgaCTTGGAACAACTGTAGTAAGTTTGCTCccttacaaaaaaacaacaaagataaaGCATATCTGGGTATAAGTAAAAATCTTTTATGTAACATATATAATTGCAGTTCTCCTTGgagcctgctttttttttttttaacaagttatctatatacaaaataaatgcacattgtGTGCGGATTTCTTTATCATCTCCCTGCATGTTGCAGTTTTAATAAttcaaatagtttataaataaataaaataagattaaACTCTAAAAGCATTCCTTCACTTGGAATTTTGACAGGCAGTTTGTTACATTCTGatgtacatttttaacatagaaaaaaaacaaaaatgcctaCAACCCCCTTTTTCAGTGCGTGTCGGGACCAACCAGGTGAAAGGGGGCGAGTCGTGTGTGCTTTAGCGGTAGCTGGGGAGTGAAATGCGTCATGCGTAAAAGATGAGCTCGGGAATCTGTCCCCCCTGCACCCCGGTTCCGTTGGTACTGTCCGAAGAGCACTGAAACTGGAAGGTCACCTTTCCGCACTGCACTTCCGTCATTCCCTCCTGCCCGAAGTAACTAAGTTCATTACCATCCAAGATGGCACTAACAGTGTAAAACGTGTCCTGTTCTACTTGCACTGGGTGCTCAAACCAGACTGAGAAGGTGTTACTTGATCCATCAGAAATGAATTTAGTCAGGTTTTGGGCAAGGACCACCCCTTGCCGCTTAAGTTCAATTTTGACACTGTATTCGGCTTTGCCACAGCTCGACCCATAAAGCCCGAGACCAGCAATAAATATCCTTTTGTCAACGGCAAACTGGATGCTGTCACAGCGGCCCCTGTACCTCCACTGGTTACTGCGGTAAGCCGACGACTGGAATCTGTGACACCTTTGAGGTGCCAGTCCTTTCCTTTTAACCAGCGGGAACTCCAATTGCGGTTTGTTAGCAGCTGTGTACCACAAAAAAATGCTGCGTGTCTCCTCCAAGGTTAAAATGTCTGACTGTGCAGCTCCATTGGCAAATTCCTCCAGAGTCATGGTTGGAATCCGCACCAAGTATAGTGCTTTCCCCAATACATTCCTTTTATTGGCAGGGGTGGCTGGCAGGCCTTGCCTTTTACACTCAGCCTCTGCCCAGTTCAAAACCGCCTCGAACACAACATCCTCTTTTGTGTTGAGAGTCTCTCGTGTCACAATAATCTCCAAAGTAGGCAAGTCAATCTCACAGAAGCCTTCTGACTTCAGCGCTAGCTCTGCCTGAGCGTCTATAACTTCCCAACACCGCAAAGTCAGCTCAGGCTCTTCAAAAAGTCGGCTTTGTGAAAGCAAAACACAGGCATTCTTGGCCTCTAGGCTGGTCTCCAGGAAATTGACACAGGCCTTGGCCAGTGCAGGAACAATGTACTTCTTGGCAGCGTAGAGTGTTGCAAGCACAGTGTCCGCTTCCAGGTCAATCTCATCGCTGTATAAGTACCTACAAAGAAGAATTGAGACATTAACATTTGATTACGGGGCTTTAAGAGCCAGTTAACCTTCAGTGTGACTCTTTTACTCAAAGGAGACAAAAGGGAATTCATGGCAAtgcataaataaacacatttaaaggaaacatgtacaGTACTGAGCTGCCATGGAAGAGGGGAGTCAGTTGCCCGCTTTTATTACTTTGCCACTGCCCAGAACAAGCATGTTACAACTGAAGGCTGCACTTTCAGGGGAGGTCAACAGTTGGGGCCTTCATAATTCTTTCAGTACAGGTTTGTTTAGTAGTTTCTGTCCAGTTAAGAGTTTGCAGCAGTTTTAAGCTAAGAAACTGTGACTGCAATATCCAATGAAAACTGAACAAACTGACCACCCAGAGATGTTTGACTGCACAAACAAGCCAGCTGATTGATTGCTCAAAAGTTAAACTGGTGCCATTGTGAGCATGCAAGTCAACAATCTAAACTTCTTGTTCCAGGAACAAAAAACTGCTCCGTGAATACTTGTCCTTTGGCAATGATTTACAGATATATCTGTATCTGTCTCATAATCAAAACACAAAGCTTTTGTGGTTTAGAACTACTGTTCAGATAACCCTATTAAAGCTTCAGTTCCAGAGAAAGCCATTAATGCCAGCTAAGAGATGCATATTTTATAAGCTTTTATGTTTGCTGCAGAGCTCAATTTTTCCAATTCTTTAATGACCACTTACTTTAAAAGGATTAAAAACGCTGCAGGTTCCACGTCTGGGATATGGATTTCAGATTTCACCTCCGCTAGATCTCCATAAAACATAGCATAGAACACCGAGCTGCCGACGGCCAAAATGtactaaaagtaaaaactaaagtTTAGTATCGAACACTGGagccatattaaaaataaataaatgc is part of the Pyxicephalus adspersus chromosome 12, UCB_Pads_2.0, whole genome shotgun sequence genome and harbors:
- the BTBD6 gene encoding BTB/POZ domain-containing protein 6 isoform X2, yielding MAAELYPASANTNIANNSNNAVVTAKKNALQIQQSAPPPPQLQNLNNNNIESTNWQSFHPTLRERNALMFNNELMADVHFIVGPAGDSKKVPAHKYILAVGSSVFYAMFYGDLAEVKSEIHIPDVEPAAFLILLKYLYSDEIDLEADTVLATLYAAKKYIVPALAKACVNFLETSLEAKNACVLLSQSRLFEEPELTLRCWEVIDAQAELALKSEGFCEIDLPTLEIIVTRETLNTKEDVVFEAVLNWAEAECKRQGLPATPANKRNVLGKALYLVRIPTMTLEEFANGAAQSDILTLEETRSIFLWYTAANKPQLEFPLVKRKGLAPQRCHRFQSSAYRSNQWRYRGRCDSIQFAVDKRIFIAGLGLYGSSCGKAEYSVKIELKRQGVVLAQNLTKFISDGSSNTFSVWFEHPVQVEQDTFYTVSAILDGNELSYFGQEGMTEVQCGKVTFQFQCSSDSTNGTGVQGGQIPELIFYA
- the BTBD6 gene encoding BTB/POZ domain-containing protein 6 isoform X1, translating into MPLDPGCLDGRIMKCLTFFLLLPETLKKSKKGARASSKVQACYEIVPLALKRKMAAELYPASANTNIANNSNNAVVTAKKNALQIQQSAPPPPQLQNLNNNNIESTNWQSFHPTLRERNALMFNNELMADVHFIVGPAGDSKKVPAHKYILAVGSSVFYAMFYGDLAEVKSEIHIPDVEPAAFLILLKYLYSDEIDLEADTVLATLYAAKKYIVPALAKACVNFLETSLEAKNACVLLSQSRLFEEPELTLRCWEVIDAQAELALKSEGFCEIDLPTLEIIVTRETLNTKEDVVFEAVLNWAEAECKRQGLPATPANKRNVLGKALYLVRIPTMTLEEFANGAAQSDILTLEETRSIFLWYTAANKPQLEFPLVKRKGLAPQRCHRFQSSAYRSNQWRYRGRCDSIQFAVDKRIFIAGLGLYGSSCGKAEYSVKIELKRQGVVLAQNLTKFISDGSSNTFSVWFEHPVQVEQDTFYTVSAILDGNELSYFGQEGMTEVQCGKVTFQFQCSSDSTNGTGVQGGQIPELIFYA